CACAGCGGCGATGAGGAACCTGAAGAACCTGACAATGGCACTGGCCCTGCTCTGCGGTGCTTGGGCCGCGCCTTCGGCGATGGCGCAGACGGTGCTCGATGGCGCCTTCATCAAGGAGCACACGAAGACCAAGCGCGTTGTTCCGTACACCCACATCCGTGAAGCCGATGTGATGTGGGCGCGCCGTGTATGGCGGACGATCGATCTCCGGGAGAAGATCAACCACCCGTTGTATTTCCCGACCAGCCCGCTCAATGACCGAAGGAGCCTTTTCGATGTGATTCGCCAGGGATTGATGGTCGATGGCTCGATAACCGCTTACGACCCAGGCGCATTGGCCGATGATGACGAGTTCAAGAAGGCTTTCCTTCCAACGGAGTTGAAGGATCTTTTCAGCCGCCTCGATACCCAGTACACCGAGTCGCTCGTAACTGGCGACATGGAGATGGTTGTGCAAACCATTGACCTCGAGAGCCGGGACATCAAGATGTACAAGCTCAAAGAGGATTGGATCTTCGATAAGCAGCGGAGCACGCTCGATATCCGCATCATCGGCTTGGCCCCCATGAAGGAGGTTCGCGGCGAGGATGGAGAGGTGCGCGGCTACCGACCGCTATTCTGGCTCTACTACCCTGAGTGCCGTTACGTGTTCGCGAACTGGGATGCCTTCAACCGCGAGAATGATTCGGAGCGACGCAGCTTCGAGGACATCTTCTGGAAGCGCCAGTTCAGCAGCTACATCACCAAGTGGAGCAACGTGTACGACCGTCAGGTAAGCGATTACAAGACCGGCCTCGATGCCTTGCTCGAGGGTGAGGAGATCAAACAGGCGCTGTTCGAGTTCGAGCACGACCTCTGGAACTTCTGATCGCGCCCAACTATTGATGCGAGGCCCCGGGAACACCGGGGCCTCGTCGTTCATGCACGTTAACACGGGAATCGGGCGTTTATGCTGCATGGCACCGCGATACGAGGCTTTGCTGATATCCGCGATCGCCTCCCTGTCGCTGCATGGTCAGGATGCGCTGGGACCCGATGGTCCCTGTCGGGGCGATGGCATGGTGCGGACCTATGCCCCGTTGCGGGAAGCCGATGCCATTTGGTCGCGGCGAGCATGGCGCGTGCTCGACCTGAACGAGCCTTCGAACAAGCTGCTCGCGGAACCGGCTGCCGACGCCGCGCATTGCCGCAGCCTGATTGATGTGATCCGTCACGGTTTGCGTGATGAGGGCGGGATCAGAGCCTTCATTGCAGGCAAGGATGGCTTGGATGATGGCTTCCGCACCGTCCTCGGCAGAACTCAGCTAATGCAGGAGCTGGCGGCAATGGATACCATGCGCGCACTTGCCGTCCGGCGTTACATGATCAAGGAGGATTGGATCTTCGACAAAGCGCGTTCGGTGATGGAAGTGCGCATCATCGGACTGGCGCCCATGGTTGAAGTTCGTGGCGAACTGGGCGAATTGCGCGGCTATCGTCCCGTGTTCTGGCTGTATTACCCGGAATGCCGGCGGTTGTTCGCTTGGTGGGTCGCGGGAACGGGACCTGAAGGATCGCCGATCACCTACGAGAACATCCTCGATGGCCGCTTGTTCCGTGGAACCATCTCGAAAGTGAGCAGCATGCAAGACCGGGCGATCAGCGCCACGAGCACGAGCATCGATGCGCTGCTGGAGAGCGATGCTGTTCGCCGCCAGCTCGATGCCATCGGCTTCGATCTATGGCATTATTGAGGGTCACCTTTCCGACCTGAGCGCATCAATAGGAAACGGATCCGATGCGCGCTCGATTCCTTCTCTTCGCCTGCTGTTTCATCAGTCACGCTGCATCCGGGCAGTACCTGCTCGATGGCGCATACATCCGTGAGCATGCTCCCACGCGAAGGGCCGTGCCTGCTGCGCATCTGCGCGAAGCCGATGTGCTCTTCTGCAAGCGGGTCTGGCGCGTGCTCGATCTCCGGGAGAAGCTGAACCACCCGTTCATCTTCCCATTGGAACCGGCCCAGGGCCGTCGCAGCCTCTTCGATGTGGTCCGCCAAGCCCTGTTGAAGGACGGGACGCTCACGGCGTATGCGCCGGGCGTGCTGGCCAACGATGACTCCTTCAGCCATCCGATGCTCCGCGGTGAAGTCGATTCGGTGCTGAACCCCATGGTGACGGTGTGGACACCGAGCCTCGATGACCCGGATACTCCCATCGAGGTCACCCAGCCCGATCCCATCACGGCAGCACAGGTCACGCGCTACCAGATCAAGGAGGATTGGTACTTCGACAAACAGCGCGGCGTGATGGATGCTCGCATCATCGGCATCGCCCCCATGAAGGAAGTGCGTGGTGAGGACGGCGAACTGCGCGGCCATGCACCGCTCTTCTGGCTCTATTACGCCGAACTCCGGCATGTGCTGGCCAATGCCGAGGCCTTCAATCCCTGGAACGACGGAGGGCGGATCACCTTCGATCAATTGCTCGAGTCAAGGCGCTTCAGCAGTTATGTGGTGAAGGAGAGCAACGCTCCCGATAGGCGCATCTTGGAGCATGCCAGAGGAATTGACGCGCTGGTCGAAGGCGATGCGGTGAAGGAGCGCTTGTTCCGCTTCGAGCACGACCTATGGAATCATTGAAGGAAGCTCTGCCCGGGGCCGATCGGCTACTTTCGCGGCCCTTTCGCAAGTAATGATCACCGTACAGGGCCTCACCCTCCATTTCGGCCAGCGTCCCATGTTCGATGGCGTCTCCTTCTTCATTGGGAGCGACGACCGCATCGGCCTTGTAGGCCGTAACGGAGCTGGCAAGAGCACCTTGCTGAAGATCATGGCCGGACAGCAGCCTTTCGATGGCGGCACCATCGGTAAGCCCAATGAGCTCACCCTGGGCTACCTGCCCCAGGAAATGGCGCACAACCTGGAGCTCACGCCATGGCAGGTGGCGGAGAAGGCCTTCGAAGAGGCCATAGCCCTGAACGCTTCGCTGGAGCGGATCGAAAAGGCGC
The DNA window shown above is from Flavobacteriales bacterium and carries:
- the gldN gene encoding gliding motility protein GldN, translating into MAPRYEALLISAIASLSLHGQDALGPDGPCRGDGMVRTYAPLREADAIWSRRAWRVLDLNEPSNKLLAEPAADAAHCRSLIDVIRHGLRDEGGIRAFIAGKDGLDDGFRTVLGRTQLMQELAAMDTMRALAVRRYMIKEDWIFDKARSVMEVRIIGLAPMVEVRGELGELRGYRPVFWLYYPECRRLFAWWVAGTGPEGSPITYENILDGRLFRGTISKVSSMQDRAISATSTSIDALLESDAVRRQLDAIGFDLWHY
- the gldN gene encoding gliding motility protein GldN, which codes for MRARFLLFACCFISHAASGQYLLDGAYIREHAPTRRAVPAAHLREADVLFCKRVWRVLDLREKLNHPFIFPLEPAQGRRSLFDVVRQALLKDGTLTAYAPGVLANDDSFSHPMLRGEVDSVLNPMVTVWTPSLDDPDTPIEVTQPDPITAAQVTRYQIKEDWYFDKQRGVMDARIIGIAPMKEVRGEDGELRGHAPLFWLYYAELRHVLANAEAFNPWNDGGRITFDQLLESRRFSSYVVKESNAPDRRILEHARGIDALVEGDAVKERLFRFEHDLWNH
- the gldN gene encoding gliding motility protein GldN; the encoded protein is MALALLCGAWAAPSAMAQTVLDGAFIKEHTKTKRVVPYTHIREADVMWARRVWRTIDLREKINHPLYFPTSPLNDRRSLFDVIRQGLMVDGSITAYDPGALADDDEFKKAFLPTELKDLFSRLDTQYTESLVTGDMEMVVQTIDLESRDIKMYKLKEDWIFDKQRSTLDIRIIGLAPMKEVRGEDGEVRGYRPLFWLYYPECRYVFANWDAFNRENDSERRSFEDIFWKRQFSSYITKWSNVYDRQVSDYKTGLDALLEGEEIKQALFEFEHDLWNF